In a genomic window of Tripterygium wilfordii isolate XIE 37 chromosome 8, ASM1340144v1, whole genome shotgun sequence:
- the LOC120003233 gene encoding uncharacterized protein LOC120003233 codes for MQQRKLGRPSGTDGSDFSYRMVVDSRYTKVAKGKSHLYPLIVIQALVQLIGLLTALSYSKDHDPNRVAISSIVVGFISLLIGEIGRRRSRATLLRVYIIASSAAVLLSVFCVIRSSPMLAVIQNPSDWKAKKIEVIEIARILVGLLVQIFSISITVSLIGNMSPPKKAS; via the exons ATGCAGCAGAGGAAATTGGGGAGGCCTTCTGGAACTGATGGTTCTGATTTCTCCTATCGCATGGTTGTTGATTCTA GGTATACAAAAGTAGCTAAGGGAAAGTCTCATCTCTATCCACTGATCGTTATCCAG GCTCTCGTTCAATTGATAGGATTACTCACCGCTCTTTCATATTCAAAAGATCATGATCCCAATAGAGTTGCTATTTCCTCTATTGTTGTTGGTTTTATTTCTTTGCTAATTGGAGAAATAG GTAGAAGGCGCAGTCGAGCAACTTTATTGAGGGTTTACATTATTGCATCATCTGCTGCAGTATTACTTTCAGTCTTTTGTGTCATCAGGAGCAGTCCAATGTTAGCG GTGATCCAGAACCCATCTGACTGGAAAGCaaagaaaattgaagttattgAGATTGCTCGCATTTTGGTTG GATTGCTGGTGCAGATATTTTCGATCAGCATCACAGTTTCTCTCATTGGTAACATGTCTCCTCCCAAGAAAGCTTCTTAG